The region ATGGTCAACACGATACCGGCAATACCCGGCAACGTCAGGGTTGCCCCCAGCAGCGACATCAGCGCCAGCAACAGCACCATGTTCACGCCCAGAGCAACGGTGGCGATGATGCCAAAGAAGCGGTAGATGGCGATGATGAACAGCGAGACGAACAACATGCCCCACAGCGATGCATCGACACCCTTGGTGATGTTGTCGGCACCCAGGCTCGGACCAATGGTGCGCTCTTCAGCGAAGTACATCGGTGCAGCCAGACCACCGGCACGCAGCAACAGCGCCAGCTCGGACGACTCGCCCTGACCGTTGAGGCCGGTAATACGGAACTGAGCACCCAGCGGCGACTGGATAGTCGCCAGGCTGATGATTTTCTTCTCTTCTTTGAACGTTTGAACCGCGACGTCTTTCTCGACGCCATTGACCATTTGCTTGACGTAAGTGGTGACAGGACGCTGCTCGATGAAGATCACCGCCATGCTGCGACCAACGTTGCTGCGAGTCGCACGACTCATCAGCTCGCCACCATGACCATCCAGACGGATGTTCACTTCTGGCGTGCCGTGCTCGCCGAAGCCAGCCTTGGCATCGGTAACCTGGTCACCCGTGATGATCAGGCCGCGCTCGATCTGAGCGGGCGGACGCTTGCCTTCACGGAACTCAAAGGTCTCGGAAGTGGCTTTGGAAGCACCTGGGTCGGCCGCCAGACGGAACTCAAGATTGGCCGTCTTGCCGAGGATACGCTTGGCTTCTGCGGTGTCCTGAACGCCCGGCAGCTCAACCACGATACGGTTGGCACCCTGACGCTGAACAATCGGCTCGGCAACACCCAGCTCGTTGACGCGGTTACGGACCGTGGTCAAGTTCTGCTTGATGGAATATTCACGGATTTCCGCCAGCTTCGCCGGGGTCATCGCCAGACGCAGCACCGCCTGACCATTAAGGTCGGCCGGAACAATGTCGAAATCGTTGAAGCTCTTACGGATCAGTGCACGGGCCTGTTCACGGGTCGCTTCATCACTGAAGCCTAACTGAATGGCACCGTTGAGTTGCGGCAGGCTGCGATAACGCAGACGTTCTTTGCGCAACAGGCTCTTAACGTCGCCTTCGTAAACTTTCAGGCGCGCATCAAGGGCTTTATCCATGTCCACTTCCAGCAGGAAATGCACACCACCGGACAAGTCCAGACCCAGCTTCATTGGATGTGCGCCAAGGGCACGCAGCCATTGCGGAGTCGTTTGCGCCAGGTTCAGTGCAACGACGTAGTCATCACCCAAAGCCTTGCGCACGACGTCTTTGGCCGGCAACTGATCTTCAGCTTTGGTCAGACGAATCAAACCGCCCTTGCCGTTCGCTGCCAGCGTGGCCGCCTTGACGTTGATCCCGGATTCCTTGAGCGCTGCGCTCACACGATCCAGATCAGCCTGATTGACTTGCAATGCAGTGCTTGCACCGCTGACCTGAATGGCCGGGTCATCAGGATAAAGATTGGGAGCGGAATAAATCAGACCGACCGCCAGCACTGCCAGGATCAGAATGTATTTCCACAGAGGGTATTTGTTCAGCATCACGCCGCCCGCTTATGACGCGGGGCGCCTTGCGCGCCCCGTCGATTGAGTAAAAGTTGGAACTTAGATCGCTTTGAGCGTGCCTTTTGGCAGCGTGGCGGCGATGGCGCCTTTTTGGAACTTCATTTCCACGGTGTCGGAAACTTCCAGAACCACGAAATCATCGGCTACTTTGGTGATTTTGCCGGCGATACCACCAGTAGTCACAACTTCGTCGCCTTTTTGCAGGCTGCCCAGCAGGTTTTTCTGCTCTTTGGCGCGCTTGGCCTGTGGACGCCAGATCATCAGGTAGAAAATGACCAGGAAGCCGACCAGGAAAATCCACTCAAAGCCGCCACCCATTGGGCCTGCAGCAGGTGCAGCAGCGTCAGCCATGGCATTAGAGATAAAAAAGCTCATTTAGCACTCCAGTTGCAAATATTGAATCTAGGGGTCAGAAAACTCAGTCCAAAGGCGGAACAGGTAGCCCGCGTTTGGCGTAGAAGGCATCGACAAAGGCGGCCAATGTACCCTGTTGAATAGACTCGCGCAAACCAGCCATAAGCACCTGGTAATGGCGCAAATTGTGGATGGTATTCAACATGCTACCCAGCATTTCGCCGCACTTGTCCAGATGGTGCAGATAAGCACGGGAGAAGTTCTGGCAGGTGTAGCAATCGCAGGTCGGATCCAGCGGCGAATCATCATGGCGATGGAACGCGTTACGGATCTTCAGCACGCCTGTATCAATAAACAGATGCCCATTGCGGGCATTACGGGTTGGCATCACGCAATCGAACATGTCCACACCGCGGCGCACACCCTCAACCAGATCTTCCGGTTTGCCAACGCCCATAAGGTAACGAGGTTTGTCAGCCGGCATCATGCCTGGCAGATAATCCAGCACCTTGATCATCTCGTGCTTGGGCTCGCCCACCGACAAACCACCGATAGCCAGGCCATCGAAGCCAATCTTGTCGAGGCCTTCGAGGGAGCGCATGCGCAGGTCCTGATGCATGCCGCCCTGAACAATACCGAACAGCGCCGCCGTATTATCGCCATGCGCATTTTTCGAACGCTGGGCCCAGCGCAACGACAGCTCCATCGACACCCGAGCGACGTCTTCGTCAGCGGGGTAAGGCGTGCATTCGTCAAAAATCATGACGATGTCGGAGCCCAGATCACGCTGGACTTGCATCGACTCTTCCGGCCCCATGAACACTTTAGCGCCGTCTACCGGGGAGGCGAAGGTCACGCCCTCCTCCTTGATCTTGCGCATGGCGCCCAGGCTGAATACCTGAAAACCACCGGAATCGGTCAGAATCGGGCCTTTCCATTGCATAAAGTCATGCAAATCACCGTGCTTCTTGATGACCTCAGTGCCAGGGCGCAGCCACAGGTGAAAGGTGTTGCCCAGGATGATTTCTGCGCCCGTGGCGACGATATCCCGTGGCAGCATGCCCTTGACTGTGCCGTAAGTGCCGACAGGCATGAACGCCGGTGTTTCGACGGTGCCGCGCGGAAAGGTCAGACGACCGCGACGCGCCTTGCCATCAGTGGCCAGCAGTTCAAACGACATACGACTCATACTGTTTCCTCAGGGCCGCGTGGCGCCGGGTTACGGGTGATAAACATCGCATCACCGTAGCTGAAAAAGCGGTAACCATGCTCGATAGCAGCCTTGTAGGCCGCCATGGCTTCGGGATAACCGGCGAACGCCGAAACCAGCATCAACAATGTGGATTCAGGTAAATGGAAGTTGGTGACCAGGGCATCGACCACATGAAACGGCCGGCCTGGGTAGATAAAGATATCGGTGTCGCCACTGAAAGGCTTTAGCACGCCGTCGCGGGCAGCACTTTCGAGAGAGCGCACGCTGGTGGTCCCCACGGCCACCACCCGCCCACCGCGCGCACGGCATGCGGCAACCGCATCCACCACGTCCTGGCTGACTTCAAGCCATTCGCTGTGCATGTGGTGATCTTCGATGTTTTCGACGCGTACTGGCTGAAACGTGCCGGCCCCCACGTGAAGCGTCACGAACGTAGTGTCGACGCCTTTGGCGGCGATAGCTTCGAGCAGAGGCTGATCAAAATGTAGCCCCGCCGTCGGCGCGGCTACAGCACCCAGGCGCTCGGCGTACACAGTCTGATAACGCTCACGGTCCGCGCCTTCATCCGGTCGATCTATGTAAGGAGGCAACGGCATGTGACCGACACGATCAAGTAGAGGCAACACCTCTTCGGCGAACCCCAACTCGAACAACGCATCGTGACGCGCGAGCATTTCAGCTTCGCCACCGCCGTCGATGAGGATCTTCGACCCAGGCTTGGGCGACTTACTGGAGCGCACATGGGCCAGCACGCGATGACTGTCGAGCACCCGCTCCACCAGAATCTCCAACTTGCCGCCGGAAGCTTTCTGGCCAAACAGCCGTGCCGGAATCACCCGGGTATTGTTAAACACCATCAAGTCGCCCGGGCGTAAATGCTCGAGTAAATCAATAAATTGACGGTGTGCCAGGGCGCCGCTGACCCCATCAAGGGTCAACAGGCGGCTACCGCGACGCTCAGCCAAAGGGTGGCGAGCGATCAGCGAATCAGGGAGTTCGAAAGTAAAGTCAGCAACGCGCATGATGGAGTTCGTCTAGCAGGGGCCGGAAGTCTAGCGGAAATAGTGAAAATAGACCACGAAACGTGATTGACCAACGGTAATCTCATCTCTATACTTCGCCGCCATTGAGCCCTGATGGCGGAATTGGTAGACGCGGCGGATTCAAAATCCGTTTTCGAAAGGAGTGGGAGTTCGAGTCTCCCTCGGGGCACCAAAATTAAGAAAGGCCTTGCTTTGCAAGGCCTTTTTTTCGTCTGTAGAAAAGTAGCCATGACCGACCGATAAGACATCACAAGGATCCGCACTATGGAATCGCAGCTGGAAACAGTCGCCCTTTTCGCCCTCAAGCTGGTCTACGAGACGGAAGGTCAAAGTCCGGTTTTGCGTGACGATCTGATCATGAGCGACTACCAAAAAGACGTGTTTGGCTTGCTGATTCGCAGAGGTGATGTTGCGACTATTCAGCGTAAGGTGGATGAATGCCTGAGTTTGGCGCTGACCGCTTTAGGCGGTGTTGAGACACCACTGGGCCGCGAGCTGCATAAGTTGTCCGCCAACGTTGCCGCGGCTCAGACCCTGGAGCAACTGGCCCAACCACTCATCGCGCTCAAGGACTACCTGAAAGACGTCCAATGAGCGCCGCTGAAATTGACGGTCTGCGCTCATAGATAGATAAGGGGCCAGCGTCGACCAAGCCCGCAGAACAGCTATCTCTAACTGCGGACTTTTTCCAGCAGGGTGTGCATAACTGCGTCGCGGACTTTGGCGAACCCAAGGTGTTCATCAACGATCTGTTGCACGCACCACCCACTGCGCTCCGTCAACACCTTGGAGCGCTTTGCACTCAACACCACGGTCGGCGTGGTGGGTTTGATCGACGTCTCCAGCATGGCCAGCATCGCGCGTCATGACGCCGAGAGAAAGCAAGGCAAACCACAGAAAACCACCCAGCAATGCAAAGGAGAACCGGCCGCTGGGTTCTGAAATCGATAGCTTGGTGTCGCCGCAAGGTGTGAAGCGACAGGGGCTGAACGCTTTGCGGTGTCGGGACATAAAACGGCGCTCGTTGAACAACAATCGCCAATGGGTACTCACATTTTGAGTTTTTCCCGCGCTTGAATATCCTTACACGCTGCGGCGTAACTTCGACATCGACTGCGCTATCATCGCCGGCCTCTGCGCCAAGAACTTTGAATCCGCATGCCTGCTGCCCTGCCATTGCCCGACGACTGCACCCCGCTGCCAGCGGTCCTTGTAGGGCCGCTGTTACGGCGGCTTGAACCGAAGCGCCTGGTGATGTGGCTGGTAGGGTCGAGGGCGCTGTCGCTGACGTTACGTCTGCAAGGTGTGGGCGACATCGCGCTGAATGCCGAGCACTGCACGGTGATTGCGGTCGGCCGGCACGCCTTTGTGCATTTGATCGACGTGCCGCTGTTGGACGCGCTGCCCTGCGACACGCTGATCGAGTACGACCTGTTGCTTGATAACGTGGAGTCTGGCATCGCCGATTGGGCGCCCCATATGCTCTACGGCAACGCCCACGCGCCGAACTTTGTACTGCGTGAACAGATCGATCAACTGCTGCACGGTTCCTGCCGTAAGCCCCACCATCCGGCGGCCGATGGTTTGCTCTGTGTTGATCGCTTGCTCGCTGAAGAGTCCGACGCGCAACAGCGACCGGCACTGTTAATGATGAGCGGCGATCAGGTGTACGCCGACGACGTGGCGGGGCCAATGCTGCGGGCCATACATGCCTTGATCAAACGCCTGGGGTTGTTCGACGAACACCTCAACGGCGCGGTGGTCAGCGACAGCGCAACACTCTACGACCACCCGGCCAGTTACTACCACCGTGCAGATTTGCTACCGGAGCTTGAGAGCAACGAAACACTGCGCGAGCGATTTTTCGGCGGTGTGCGTAAGCCTATTTTCACCAGCAGCAGTGCCGACAACCATCTGGTAACGTTCGCCGAAGTCATGGCCATGTACCTGCTGGTCTGGTCGCCGACCCCCTGGACGCTGATTGCGCCTCAACCACCGGCGCTGAAGCCAACTGAACTTGCGCGCTACACCCTTGAACAGACCCGTATCGATGACTTCAAAAGCGGTCTGGGTGGCAGTGCACGGGCCATGGCGCATCTGCCGTGCCTGATGATTTTCGACGACCACGACATTACCGATGACTGGAACCTTAGCGCGCAGTGGGAGGAAACGGCCTACGGTCACCCGCTCTCCAAGCGCATCATCGGTAACGCGCTGCTTGCCTACCTGCTCTGCCAAGGCTGGGGAAATAACCCGGACGCGTTCAGTGGATTGCTGGAAAAAATCCGTGTTTTGAGCAACACCGGGCCAGACCACTGCCTCGACAGTGCCGTCCAGGACGATGTGATCGACACCCTGCTGAGTTTTCAGAACTGGCACTACGTGCTGCCGACCTCGCCTGCCCTGGTGGTGCTCGACACCCGCACCCGACGCTGGCGCAGCGAGATGAACCTAAAACAACCGTCCGGCCTGATGGACTGGGAGGCCCTTAGCGAACTGCAACAGCAACTTCTGGATCACCCGTCGGCGATCATCGTATCGCCGGCACCGATCTTCGGCGTCAAACTGATCGAAGCGGTACAAAAAGTATTCAGTTGGTGCGGTTATCCACTGCTGGTAGACGCTGAAAACTGGATGGCCCATCGCGGGGCGGCCCAGGTAATCCTGAACATTTTCCGACACTCGCGCACACCCGGTAACTACGTGGTGCTGTCAGGCGACGTGCATTATTCCTTCGTTTACGAAGTGCTGATCCGACATCGCAAGGCCGACCCGCACATTTGGCAGATCACCAGCAGCGGTATCAAAAACGAATTCCCGCGCGCCTTGCTTGCAGGGTTCGACCGCCTCAACCGCTGGCTTTATTCGCCGCGCTCGCCGCTCAACTGGCTGACCAAGAGGCGGCGGATGCGTATTGTTCCGTATACCCCCGAACATGCCCAGGCAGGTGAGCGGCTGTGGAACTCGGCGGGCATCGGACACGTCTTTTTCAATGACCAGGGCCAGCCGCAGGAAATCTATCAGCACAACGCCAACGGCTCGCCGAAAACGCGCATGGTTGCACCGCAACATGATGACTGACGCTCAGCCGGTGTGCTGCTAATCCTGGCCCACGTCAACGACCCGCTTAGCAAGGATGTGTATGTTTGTACGGAGCACGTTGGTTCCTGAGTTGATGGTTACCGATATTCTGAAAAGTCTGCATTTCTGGACGGCACTGATCGGTTTCAACATCGCTTACGAGCGCCCTGAAGAGGGATTTGCCTACCTTGATCAAAACGGCGCTCAACTCATGCTTGAGCAATACAACTCGAACATAGGCCAATGGCTGACGGCTAAGCTGGAGGCACCGTTTGGCCGAGGTATCAACTTTCAGATCACAGTCGATTCAGTCGAACCAATCCTCCATCGGCTGGCCGAAGCTGAATGGCCGCTGTATCGCTCCAGTGCTGATGCCTGGTATCGCGCGGGCGCGGTGGAGGTCGGGCAGCGTGAGTTTTTGGTGAAAGACCCGGACGGTTATCTGGTTCGGTTGGTGGAAAGCCTGGGGGAACGACCTTGTTTGAGCACATAGACTTCAATTATTTACTCGCAACCTACGGCTATTGGGCGGTGTTCTTTGGCTGCCTGTTGGAAGGCGAAACCATCCTCATACTGGCGGGCATGGCGGCGCACCAACACCTGCTGCACCTGTGGACGGTGATTGCCTGGGCCAGCCTGGGTGGAATGCTGGGGGATCAGTTGTTGTTCTGGGTCGGACGTTACTTCGGCGCACGGCTGTTACCGCGCTTACAACGCAAACAAGCGGCCATCGACCGCGTGACCGGACTAATCCAGCGCTACCCGTCAATCTCGGTCTTTGCCGTGCGCTTTCTGTACGGCATGCGCCTGGTGGGGCCGGTGGTAATCGGCGCCAGCGGCCTGTCGCCGCTACGGTTCAGTCTATTGAACGCGCTGGGGGCGGTGGTCTGGGCCACGATATTCGCCAGCGCCGGTTACTGGGCCGGGCTTGCGCTGGAGGGCTTGTTGGGAAATCTCAAACCTTACCGATTGCCGATTGCCCTCGGGGTTTTGGTGCTCGGCGCGATGATTGCGCTGATTCGGCACTGGCGGGCGAAAAAGAAAGCGCGTCATGCTGAGTAAGTGGCTCAGCGACGATGTGCGCAGGCATCACTGCTGAGCCCCTTCACGCTGATGCCGATCGGCCTCTGTCAGACCGTGCTCAACGACCGGCAAATGCCTCTGACAATCATCTCCACCTCCCGCTCATCAATCGTCAGCGGCGGCAGCAGACGAATGGTTTTGCCACGTGTGACGTTGATGAGCAAGCCGTGATCCCGCGCGGTGATGAGGGTCAAGTCGCGGATCGGCTGCTTGAGTTCGATACCGATCATCAAACCCTGTCCACGAATCGCCAGCACGTTCGGATGACCGGCCAGTTCGATGCACAACCTGGCGAGCAACAGCGCCCCCTGGACACTGGCGTTTTTCAGCAGGCCTTGTTCCTCAATGATCTCCAGCACCGTGCAACCGACCCGACAGGCCAATGGATTACCACCAAACGTGCTGCCATGGCTGCCGGGGGTAAACAGCTCGCTGGCTTTGCCCCTGGCCAGACAGGCGCCAATGGGGATGCCGTTGCCAAGACCTTTGGCCAAGGTCATGACGTCTGGAACGATGCCTTCGTGCTGAAAGGCAAACCATTGACCGGTACGGCCGATGCCGGTCTGAATTTCGTCGAGCATCAACAGCCAAGCGTGCCGGTTGCAGAGCTCGCGCAGTGCTCTTAGGTAACCGGGTGGTGCCAGTTGCACACCGCTTTCACCCTGAATCGGCTCCATCAGAATCGCCACAATCCTCTGGCCGTGGGCTTGCCGGACCTTGTCCAGCGCCGCGAGATCGCCAAACGGTACTTTGACGACCCCCCCCGGCAGCTCACTGAACCCCAGACGGACCGCAGGGCCATCACTGGCCGACAAGGTTCCCAGCGTGCGACCGTGAAAGGCGTTTTCCATCACCACCACCAGCGGCTGCTCAATGCCTTTGTGCCAGCCGTAAAGCCGCGCCAGTTTCAAGGCTGTCTCGTTGGCTTCAGCACCAGAGTTGTTGAAAAACGCACGATCCATGCCCGACAGTTGCGTCAACTTCTGCGCAAGCTGCTGTTGCCAGTCGATGCTGTAGAGGTTGGACGTGTGCAGTAACAGCGCCGCCTGCTCGCTGATGGCGGCGACAATTTTGGGGTGAGAGTGGCCGACGTTGGTCACGGCCACACCGGCCACGGCATCCAGGTACTCGCGACCCGCCTGGTCCCAAAGGCGAGTGCCCAGGCCTTTCTTGAAACTCAACGCCAAGGGTTGGTAAGTGCTCATCAGGCAGGCGGCGGTCATGACATCAAGCTCCATCAATAGTCAGTGTTTTTGCAGTATGGTTAGCCACCTGAACTGGATAAACAGCGCAACACTTCAATCATTTAAAAGCAGAGCTTGATAATGGACTTGTTCCAGGCAATGACTGTGTACGTCAGAGTGGTGGAAGCCGGCAGCATGACCGCCGCCGCGCTGCAATGCGAAATGTCCACCACCATGGTGGGCAATCACCTGCGGGCCTTGGAGCAACGCCTCGGGGTACGGCTGCTCAACCGCACCACCCGGCGTCAGCGATTGACCGAATTCGGCACCGCCTACTACCAGCGATGCCTTGAAGTGCTGGGGTTGGTGGCCGATTCCGAACGTCTGGCCGAACAGGCGCTGGACGAGCCCAGCGGCACGTTGCGCATCACCGCACCCTTGACCTTTGGCACTGAGCGCCTAGCACCGGCGCTGAGCGAATTTGCCTTGTGCTGTGCGCAGGTCAAGCTGGATGTGGTGCTCACAAACCGGCGTCCGGATCTGATGGAATACGGCTTCGACGTCGCGTTTCGCCTCGGCAATCTGGAAGAGTCCAACCTGATTGCCCGCCCACTCATCGACTACACGCTGACGATGTGTGCGTCGAAGGAATACCTCGCACGCCGAGGAACACCGGACAACCCCCATGACCTTCAACAGCACGACTGCCTGGCCTTTGCCTATCCTGAGGGTGATGACTGGCATTCGGTAGGCAAAAATTGGCGTCTGCGCGGGCCCGAAGGCGAGGTCACTGTCGCAGTGAGCGGTCCGATGCTGATCAACAGTTCGGCGGGTTTGCATCAAGCGGCGCGAACCGGAATGGGCATCGTCATGGTGCCCGACGCGCTGGTGGAGCAAGACCTCAAGGACGGAAAACTGGTGGCATTGATGCAGGATTACCAACTGCCGAGCCGACCAATGAACCTGGTGTACGCCCAGGATCGCTATCGTTTGCCGAAGTTGCGCAGCTTCGTCGACTTCGCCCTGCAGAGGTGGGGCAAGCACTCGTTGGGGTAAAACGTCTTCGACTAATCTCCTCCACCGGCGTGCGACATCGATACCCGCTTGGCAGGGACACTGCGACGTATTCGATAGACCATCCACTCACTGACCAAACCGCCAAGGAAAGCCAATGCAGCCAATCCCCCTGTATCGCCAGGCAACAACAAACGACCTTCTCGCCGTTTGCGAACTGGGCCAGCAGCTCAACAGTCTTCACCATCAAGAGCGGCCGGACATCTATGCGCCGGCCACCGAAGATTTCGCGCGAGACAGCATGCACTGGCAGCCGTGCATCAACGGTGAGCGCCAAGTCACGTTTATCGCTGAACAAGCTGGCAGAGCGGTCGGGTTCGTCACCGTGCAAGTCACACAGATCAACAGCCCCCTGATGCAACCCCAGCGCGTCGGCCGAGTCGGGTCGGTGTGCGTTAACGACAGCGCTCGCGGCCAAGGTATTGGCCGGGCATTGATGTCACTTGCTCAAACCTGGGCCATCGAACAAGGCGCCACGGATCTGCGACTGACGGTGTGGGCATTCAACGCCACGGCGCTTAGGTTGTACGAAGAATTGGGCTATGAAATGCGCGCCCTCGAAATGGGCAAACGCCTGGATCAGTTGCCCTGATCGCAGTGCTCGCAGTCAAGACCCGACCTTCACGAGTACGGCTTTTTCCTGATACCGCTCCGGGTACAACTGCTTCAACTGCGCGACCTTCGGCATATCGTTGACCACGATATAGGGATACGTCGGATGTTCGGTCAGGAAGTTCTGGTGATAGTCCTCGGCCGGGTAGAAACCGTTGTAG is a window of Pseudomonas sp. DC1.2 DNA encoding:
- the secD gene encoding protein translocase subunit SecD; amino-acid sequence: MLNKYPLWKYILILAVLAVGLIYSAPNLYPDDPAIQVSGASTALQVNQADLDRVSAALKESGINVKAATLAANGKGGLIRLTKAEDQLPAKDVVRKALGDDYVVALNLAQTTPQWLRALGAHPMKLGLDLSGGVHFLLEVDMDKALDARLKVYEGDVKSLLRKERLRYRSLPQLNGAIQLGFSDEATREQARALIRKSFNDFDIVPADLNGQAVLRLAMTPAKLAEIREYSIKQNLTTVRNRVNELGVAEPIVQRQGANRIVVELPGVQDTAEAKRILGKTANLEFRLAADPGASKATSETFEFREGKRPPAQIERGLIITGDQVTDAKAGFGEHGTPEVNIRLDGHGGELMSRATRSNVGRSMAVIFIEQRPVTTYVKQMVNGVEKDVAVQTFKEEKKIISLATIQSPLGAQFRITGLNGQGESSELALLLRAGGLAAPMYFAEERTIGPSLGADNITKGVDASLWGMLFVSLFIIAIYRFFGIIATVALGVNMVLLLALMSLLGATLTLPGIAGIVLTMGMAVDANVLIFSRIREEIAAGMTVQRAISEGFGRAFTAILDANLTTLLVGGILFAMGTGPVKGFAVTMSLGVLTSMFTAIMVTRAMVNLIFGGRDFKKLWI
- the yajC gene encoding preprotein translocase subunit YajC; this translates as MSFFISNAMADAAAPAAGPMGGGFEWIFLVGFLVIFYLMIWRPQAKRAKEQKNLLGSLQKGDEVVTTGGIAGKITKVADDFVVLEVSDTVEMKFQKGAIAATLPKGTLKAI
- the tgt gene encoding tRNA guanosine(34) transglycosylase Tgt is translated as MSFELLATDGKARRGRLTFPRGTVETPAFMPVGTYGTVKGMLPRDIVATGAEIILGNTFHLWLRPGTEVIKKHGDLHDFMQWKGPILTDSGGFQVFSLGAMRKIKEEGVTFASPVDGAKVFMGPEESMQVQRDLGSDIVMIFDECTPYPADEDVARVSMELSLRWAQRSKNAHGDNTAALFGIVQGGMHQDLRMRSLEGLDKIGFDGLAIGGLSVGEPKHEMIKVLDYLPGMMPADKPRYLMGVGKPEDLVEGVRRGVDMFDCVMPTRNARNGHLFIDTGVLKIRNAFHRHDDSPLDPTCDCYTCQNFSRAYLHHLDKCGEMLGSMLNTIHNLRHYQVLMAGLRESIQQGTLAAFVDAFYAKRGLPVPPLD
- the queA gene encoding tRNA preQ1(34) S-adenosylmethionine ribosyltransferase-isomerase QueA, whose translation is MRVADFTFELPDSLIARHPLAERRGSRLLTLDGVSGALAHRQFIDLLEHLRPGDLMVFNNTRVIPARLFGQKASGGKLEILVERVLDSHRVLAHVRSSKSPKPGSKILIDGGGEAEMLARHDALFELGFAEEVLPLLDRVGHMPLPPYIDRPDEGADRERYQTVYAERLGAVAAPTAGLHFDQPLLEAIAAKGVDTTFVTLHVGAGTFQPVRVENIEDHHMHSEWLEVSQDVVDAVAACRARGGRVVAVGTTSVRSLESAARDGVLKPFSGDTDIFIYPGRPFHVVDALVTNFHLPESTLLMLVSAFAGYPEAMAAYKAAIEHGYRFFSYGDAMFITRNPAPRGPEETV
- a CDS encoding alkaline phosphatase D family protein, whose translation is MPAALPLPDDCTPLPAVLVGPLLRRLEPKRLVMWLVGSRALSLTLRLQGVGDIALNAEHCTVIAVGRHAFVHLIDVPLLDALPCDTLIEYDLLLDNVESGIADWAPHMLYGNAHAPNFVLREQIDQLLHGSCRKPHHPAADGLLCVDRLLAEESDAQQRPALLMMSGDQVYADDVAGPMLRAIHALIKRLGLFDEHLNGAVVSDSATLYDHPASYYHRADLLPELESNETLRERFFGGVRKPIFTSSSADNHLVTFAEVMAMYLLVWSPTPWTLIAPQPPALKPTELARYTLEQTRIDDFKSGLGGSARAMAHLPCLMIFDDHDITDDWNLSAQWEETAYGHPLSKRIIGNALLAYLLCQGWGNNPDAFSGLLEKIRVLSNTGPDHCLDSAVQDDVIDTLLSFQNWHYVLPTSPALVVLDTRTRRWRSEMNLKQPSGLMDWEALSELQQQLLDHPSAIIVSPAPIFGVKLIEAVQKVFSWCGYPLLVDAENWMAHRGAAQVILNIFRHSRTPGNYVVLSGDVHYSFVYEVLIRHRKADPHIWQITSSGIKNEFPRALLAGFDRLNRWLYSPRSPLNWLTKRRRMRIVPYTPEHAQAGERLWNSAGIGHVFFNDQGQPQEIYQHNANGSPKTRMVAPQHDD
- a CDS encoding VOC family protein, whose translation is MFVRSTLVPELMVTDILKSLHFWTALIGFNIAYERPEEGFAYLDQNGAQLMLEQYNSNIGQWLTAKLEAPFGRGINFQITVDSVEPILHRLAEAEWPLYRSSADAWYRAGAVEVGQREFLVKDPDGYLVRLVESLGERPCLST
- a CDS encoding DedA family protein produces the protein MFEHIDFNYLLATYGYWAVFFGCLLEGETILILAGMAAHQHLLHLWTVIAWASLGGMLGDQLLFWVGRYFGARLLPRLQRKQAAIDRVTGLIQRYPSISVFAVRFLYGMRLVGPVVIGASGLSPLRFSLLNALGAVVWATIFASAGYWAGLALEGLLGNLKPYRLPIALGVLVLGAMIALIRHWRAKKKARHAE
- a CDS encoding aspartate aminotransferase family protein, whose product is MTAACLMSTYQPLALSFKKGLGTRLWDQAGREYLDAVAGVAVTNVGHSHPKIVAAISEQAALLLHTSNLYSIDWQQQLAQKLTQLSGMDRAFFNNSGAEANETALKLARLYGWHKGIEQPLVVVMENAFHGRTLGTLSASDGPAVRLGFSELPGGVVKVPFGDLAALDKVRQAHGQRIVAILMEPIQGESGVQLAPPGYLRALRELCNRHAWLLMLDEIQTGIGRTGQWFAFQHEGIVPDVMTLAKGLGNGIPIGACLARGKASELFTPGSHGSTFGGNPLACRVGCTVLEIIEEQGLLKNASVQGALLLARLCIELAGHPNVLAIRGQGLMIGIELKQPIRDLTLITARDHGLLINVTRGKTIRLLPPLTIDEREVEMIVRGICRSLSTV
- a CDS encoding LysR family transcriptional regulator — translated: MDLFQAMTVYVRVVEAGSMTAAALQCEMSTTMVGNHLRALEQRLGVRLLNRTTRRQRLTEFGTAYYQRCLEVLGLVADSERLAEQALDEPSGTLRITAPLTFGTERLAPALSEFALCCAQVKLDVVLTNRRPDLMEYGFDVAFRLGNLEESNLIARPLIDYTLTMCASKEYLARRGTPDNPHDLQQHDCLAFAYPEGDDWHSVGKNWRLRGPEGEVTVAVSGPMLINSSAGLHQAARTGMGIVMVPDALVEQDLKDGKLVALMQDYQLPSRPMNLVYAQDRYRLPKLRSFVDFALQRWGKHSLG
- a CDS encoding GNAT family N-acetyltransferase; amino-acid sequence: MQPIPLYRQATTNDLLAVCELGQQLNSLHHQERPDIYAPATEDFARDSMHWQPCINGERQVTFIAEQAGRAVGFVTVQVTQINSPLMQPQRVGRVGSVCVNDSARGQGIGRALMSLAQTWAIEQGATDLRLTVWAFNATALRLYEELGYEMRALEMGKRLDQLP